ATACAAAAATACTTGGAATTTTATTAATTATTTTAGGTGTGCTATTTATAGCTTACCCATTGGTTAGTGCAGGGGTAGTGTCTATAATGGCAGGTGTAACTTTAATATCCTTTGGTTTAGTAGTAATGTTTAATGCATTCACATTATGGAGTTTGTCAACTGGCAGATCAATTCTTGAATTGATAATGGGATTTTTATTGATCTTATTAGGATTCTTGTTCTTTGTTGATTTAGCTCCATTAGCTTTCCTTACCGCATACACATTTTATTTAATTGCTATAATATTGATTATCATTGGTATTCTTGGAATCATTAACGGTGAAGGAACTTCAAAATGGGCTTCCGCATTGATATTGATTTTCGGTATCATTTTCTTCATAATGGGTATTTTATCAATTAACAATCCATTATTCATTGTAATTTTAATTGGTGTATGTTTAATAGTTAGAGGAATTCTTTTCTTAACTTTAGGTAGCGCATTTGATAAAATTGATAGTTTCGAAAACAATTAATGATCTAATTCAAGAATCTTATTAGGGGAATTTTTTCCTCTTTTTTTTTTTTAAGCGTTTTAACTATTTGCAATCTACTTTTTTTCTTACTAATCTATTAATTCCATTTATCTATTTTTATTCTATTGTCTAGAATATTTTAAAGGGATTT
The window above is part of the uncultured Methanobrevibacter sp. genome. Proteins encoded here:
- a CDS encoding DUF308 domain-containing protein translates to MNYTKILGILLIILGVLFIAYPLVSAGVVSIMAGVTLISFGLVVMFNAFTLWSLSTGRSILELIMGFLLILLGFLFFVDLAPLAFLTAYTFYLIAIILIIIGILGIINGEGTSKWASALILIFGIIFFIMGILSINNPLFIVILIGVCLIVRGILFLTLGSAFDKIDSFENN